ATTATACAATGCTGGAGCAGGATATAGCTCTGTGGTTAGGAAATTCGAGCAAGCCCTAGTCACTGGCACAGTCTCTTACACTAGTATAATGCACAGACAGGCTGTGTTGTGGATTAGCCATGTTGTGGACTGGCCATATCATGGACTGGCCGTGTCATGAACTGGCCATGTTGTGGACTGGCTGTGTTGTGGACTGGCCATGTCATGAAGTGGCCATGTCATGGACTGGCTGTGTCATGGACTGACCGCGTCGTGGAATGGCCGTGTCATGAAGTGGCCAAGTCATGGACTGGCCATGTCATGAAATGGCCATGTCATGGACTGGCTGTGTTGTGGACTGGCTGTGTCTTGGACTGGCCATGTCGTGGACAGGCCGCGTCATGAAGTGGCCATGTCAAGGACTGGCTGTGTCTTTCAGCTTCAACTCTAACAAATCATTCTTGAGGCACACCAGTAAagattgaaaaagaaaaaacacattgcTTCATCTGAAAAATACCTTGACCACAAACAGAATTCATATCACTGGAGAATATAGTCGCACGTTACACAAAGCCTTGTGTCCTGGACCTGAAGATGGGACAACGACAACATGGTGATGACGCGTCACCAGAGAAACGGCAGCTTATGCAGGATAGATGTGAGAACTCAACCTCCAATCAGCTGGGGGTGAGGGCCTCTGGGATGCAGGTAACACTTTTCTAATGTCCTATTGGAAGTGATGACAGGCATACAgaacgtacatgtagattgatgTATAGCCATGTAAACAGTGGGATACAATGATTTCCCTCAGAATTTTGAGGAGTCCTCTGGTTCCTTTGTTTAGGTGGCATTAAGTGGTCAAAGGTGATCCCTGGTGTTGCTTTACATGAAGTTTTGGGGAACTTCCTCCTATGTATGACTTAAAGTGTGTTATGTCACGGTGGAAAAGTTTTACAAAGGTTGTTGGATTAATCTACGCAGTCTGGTTGACTCTGCATCCATAATAAGTATGTATACTGGTTTCCTTTAATTTGTATAAGTATAAAACttcttgatttaaaaaaaaacagtcatcAATTCTTCAACCGGTTTTACAGAGATTTCCATGTATTCTGTGGGAAGTATGGCATTCTCATGCGTGGAAGCATTTTCTTcgtattttaaataatataatacTTTTGTTAACTTTCAGGTGTATCATGTAGAAACAGAACAATACATCTACTTCAGCAAATATGACGGCCGGGCTCTTAATGCGGAAGGCTTCAAATCCAGTCTTGCTCAGTTTTTACACAATGGCCAGAGACTACGTTATGAACTTATTGCTCCGATTCTGTTCAAACTCTGTGAACTGAAAAAAGTCGTGGAGACACTGGATACCTTTCGTTTTTATTCTAGTTCACTGCTGATCATGTATGATGGGATAGATGCTTGTTGGGGGTCCAGCAGTGGGCACCAGAATATGGGGGGAGGGGCTGAGGCTCCCTGTGTGGGGCCCAGGGTGGATGTTAGAATGGTGGACTTCGCACATTCCACATTCAAGGGATTCATGCGCGAGGATGAGGAGCATATGGGCCTGGACACAGGATACCTCCATGGGCTGTCTACCCTTATAGAGCTGTTCCAAGAACTGCAACAACTTTCACAAAGACAAACGTAGCAGGAACCATGTGACCTGTGCGATTTGGCAAGCATATGTGACCTCCTGCCTCTCAGGTATGCTCATGCATCtgtgcattattattattaacttaaTAAGGTATAACACAGTATTCTCACCGCTACATTATGTACACAGTGTGCTGTAAATTGCTAAATGTATGTAAGCAGTAAGTTGCTAGATTATGTAAGCTGTAAGTTGCTACATTATATAAGCTGTAAGTTGCTACATTATGTAAGCTGTAAATAGCTACATTTATGCAAGCTGTAAATTATGTATAGTGTTTTTGTAAACTGTTGCATTATGCATGCAGTAAATTGTTGAAGTATGTAAGCTGTAAATTACTACATCTAACTGAtaatactggagatttttgacaaagaatcaatcagtgcaaatccagttgaatttttttgctattttaaaatagccCAAAGAATTACTTTTCATGCCAATCCGCCTTATCTGTGCAGGTGTCATGGCTCAAAATCACTAAGAACATGAATAAAGTagatttttaactttttcagatttttctgattggcaataatttgagtgatccttggtaaatagagaaaatttgattgaattagcaaatatgtacattatgtaagCGGTAAAATGTGACCTGTACATTATGTAagctgtaaaatgtgacatgtatattatgtaagctgtaaatgtgacatgtacattatgtaagCTGTAAAATGTGACCTGCACATTATGTAagctgtaaaatgtgacatgtatattatgtaagctgtaaaatgtgacatgtacattatgtaagCTGTAATTTTCTAAATAAGTAtgctgtaatttatttatttatttgattggtgttttacgccgtactcaagaatatttcacttatacgacaatcGACCAGCATTATACTAATCGTAACCCTTGTATTTGTATTGTATGCACAACTAATGCGTACCATTACAAGCTGATCACATTTTTCACATGGATCAAACTGACTAcggtgaaaatgttttaaagtgtatctctttaaaaataaaaaaataaaaaagaaacgtGTACAATAACAgaaacatagaaaacaaatctAAAACATCAATGCCAAAATTTTAACTACACTGCACTAAGTAAAACTATTTTAGTTATGGTACTTAACTGAATCAAAAGTTGTTTTTATAGAATTAGTTTATTGACTTCtttctttgattagtgttttatgctgtgctcaagaaatatttcacttctttgaCAGccgcaagcattatggtgggaggaaagcgaagaaagctcgggggaaacccacaaccatccacaggtttctggtaGACCATCCCATGtatggtcagagaggaagccagcatttgctggacttgaactcacagtgacttcattgatgagaggctcctgggtcattacgctgtgctagttaTAGAATTAGTGGTAATTAATATGTGCTCGTATTTTATGATTGTTAATTGATTGTGTTATCAAAATATGGGTGtgaatatataggcctatttaccaAGAAATATCCTATATTTGTTGATCTTCTATATCACATTTTCATTTGGACCATATATCCTGTGTTATCCTCCTTCGCTAACTTCGTGTAAATTGCTCATCTCTCTCTGTTTCATGTCCTTCAAATTAAGTTATTTTGTGAGATATATTTTCCTATGgatgtgaatgaaaaaaaaaaaaagggtttttctctttttattttggctgcaatattttttcttaatgtATTCTATTCTGTAATATGGTAAATGTCTTAATTGGAAACAGGTACTTTACACGGAcaaacagtatttcagccagcAGTATTTTTTTGCATACTGGTAACAGAATATAAATTACATGTTCATAAACAGTGTAATTGacataatttacatattaagtgggaagttacatgtacacgtatatacttTTACTGTGAATGTGTTGATAAACAGAAATGTGTGTCCAGAAGGTCGACATACGTGTGCACGTGTTTGTTAAAATCTTTACTGCCGTAGTCATCTGGTTGTAACACACATGAAATCTGAAATTCAAGAATCAATACCTCATAAACCTAGGTTGTTGATATTAGgaatttgttaaattatattttgCTCCACTTCTGTTGGTGTCAAAGAACAAGGTGTAACATATGGCATATGCATTCTGTTCTGCCAGAGCTCCCGTTGTATTGTcccatgtgtatacatgtgtccaGACAGGCAGCATGGGGTCTtgcaaaattatttttctgtagGCATATGTTAGAATACATATCTGCATGccatgcatgtaggcctataggtacAGTACACTAGGAATTTGATCCTAAATGTAGGGTTTAGCTGACATACTGGGTCTTGATCACTATAGTTTTCCGAAGCGtattcatgtgtacatttgatTCTAAATGTAGGGTTTAGCTGACAAACTGTGTCTTGATCACTGGTTTCTGAAGTGTATTCATGTGCACATTTGGGTCTTGATCACTATAGTTTTCTGAAGCGtattcatgtgtacatttgatCGTAAATGTAAGGTTTAGCTGACAAACTGGGTCTTGATCACTGTAGTATCTGAAGTGTATTCATCTGTACATTTGATcttaatgaaatatttactgtaaatcttcaacattttcaaccactaaagcactttttcagtgcaatttaagcaTACAATTACATTGTCAAAATGATTCGCTTGTGACAATAAAGGtgcaagctttataaaactgtgccaATTAATTTTCTGCACTccatagctctctcagaatgtttcagggTTTTGGTGgtagaggcagttgaaaaggttgaagaattaaggtaaatAGCAGTGACGTCAGCAGTAGTATTGGAGAGTTGTATTGTACAGGTAGCTGACCTGACACCAGGTCACAGGTGAAAAGTCTGCATCTTTTCTCTAGCACCATGCTGATCCTTCCTTTTATGTTGCGAACTTTCAACAACTAAATCCTGCAATATTCAGTCTTGACAAGTAGACCACTGTAGCTGTAGGCAGCCTTTATGTGACGGTATCAATACTCCGTTATTGATCTCTCATTGTTTATGGGTTATTCCTTTAAtttgaaggcaaagaaaatactaAAATGAAGTTTCAATGTGTATATGAGGTGAAAAGTCCGTGAAAcactgtccaagaaaatagtttgatttatttttaatagaATGTTTCCAGctgagtaaaatggttttaaaacatcagattctatggtggcctgtAGTGAACCGGATGGTATCAGTAACTTATCTTTTACTTAAAGTAGTTCGTTCCAAGGTTCATTCTGCGAATGTATTCACATATTCCTGTCTGTACATGTTTAATGATGAAATGAAACAGTGGCAAAACCTGATGTGATTTCACTTGACCCATTATTGTCAATaaactttcaaatgcattttacaaggTTGaacaaattctaaaaaaaaacaatcaaacaatttttatggactgtttaatgttatttcatctgacataACACTTCAggctagtgttttctttgcctttaatatgAGATGCGCTTATAGGCATTAACCCTTCATCAGTgaaaatgtgacattacatAATTCCTGTAATCTCTGCTGCATCtgttcaagttttatttttatggcAGTTAATATATTTAGGTGCAAACTGTATTTAATTGCCCATGTAATTAAGGCTAGCCTGCTGACCTCTACTGGTATTAACAGTGCTAAGTACGTAGTTAAAGACActtaagactacatgtacacctaataAATGATTGTCTATAGATTTTTACAACAAGTATTGATGAAAGAGATGATAAAAGTTCAAAAACTCTTTTGAAATGctcatttgtttatgtatttaaagaTGTGTGTATAACATTACAGTGGGATCAGTTTTGCACAAATAATAAGCATGTTCTTATGGGAGATATATTTTTGGCAATGTTTTTAAAGTCAGTTGTGCTCTTTAAATACCTAAGATCACATTCCAGTCTACTGCTCAAATCTTGTTAACACAGTTATCGCCTGATCAAATATCAGTTGTATGATATAACATACCccttgtgtatgtgtgtgctaGAGTTTGTGATGACCGGTGATGGATTGGTGGATTATGGGATTAAGGTGTCAGCAGAAACTGACCTTCCTTTTATCACTACTGTGGCACTGCAAAGTATTTCTTGGCTTAATTGCTTTACTGctctacatgtaaaatgactGCAATTATTGAACAAAGTAAAGTTATGacatattgtattttattttttccagaaTATGAATGTTGTGTTTATGGAAGCTTGCGGTGTTGTATTTCCCTACAGTAGTGCAGTGAACAAATATTTACCTACATACATGCTTTAATATTCAAAGTACCAAAGAAAACTGCATGTGCATTCCAGCCCAATATTTTACAAccaaattttgtttgaaaataatttcctgagcatgtattttgttttgacaaTTTTAACAATGCAAAAACATAACAGTGACAGTTAAATGTATAGTTGGTCACATGTGTATGCATGAAACCTTAAATTAATTTAGAGAGGGTATGACTACACAATATTCTTTTGGCAGAGGTTTTCTAGGATAGTACACGAGTAAGTTGTCAAAGGATAGacatgaacattttgaaaatatgaaGGAAGTCAAATGTTAGAGAAATGTTTTCACTGAAGAAAGGATAATGTTCAGCAGAGagggaaaaatgaaaaacaatgcaCTACAGTAATTAAACAAGGATATGGCAATGTTGCTTAGATATGTATGTGATATTTATCAGTACAGAAAGCCTCACTAAAGTAGATGTCGTGTCCCCTGTATGGTTAGCATGGTGTTCCTTGCTGTATATAGCCCTACTATTGATTTCTTTTGTACcggtattttaattttatgcaatgaataaatcaatggcTTTGCAGGAAATAATGACTCATGACTTCTGTTCAGTGTTGTACAGGATGACATCGGTTGTAGCACGTAGTCTTCACGAAAGAAACGCCAGGTAAGAGGAAGTTGAACAATGCCAATACAAGGAACTTGGGACATGTTAAAGACATGTATAGGAAATCAAGGGAGAGCCATTGCTAAAAGAATACTCGTAATTTTGTCATGGTAAACCAGGGTCAGAATGAACCATGATCAAAAGATAGAGAACATTGCCTAGAAGAGACAGGGCATTGTTAAACTTCACAATGCCTAGAAGACATAGGACACAATTGCACTACAGAATGCCTAAAAGACACAAGGCACTTTTGAACTACAGACTGCCTAGAAGACATGAAACACTGAACTACAGACTGCCTGGATGACATAGGCACTGAACTACAGAATGCCTAGGAGACATAAGACACTGAACTACAGAATGCATAGAAGACATAGGGCACTGTTGAACTACAGAATGCATAGAAAACATAGGGCACTGTTGAACTACAGAATGCCTAGGAGACATAATACACCATTGAACAACAGAATGCCTAGAAGACATAAGACACTGAACTACAGAATGCATAGAAAACATAGGGCACTGTTGAACTACAGAATGCATAGAAAAGATAGGGCACTGTTGAACTACAGAAGGCATAGAAGACATAGGACACTGTTGAACTACAGAAGGCATAGAAG
Above is a window of Liolophura sinensis isolate JHLJ2023 chromosome 7, CUHK_Ljap_v2, whole genome shotgun sequence DNA encoding:
- the LOC135469859 gene encoding inositol hexakisphosphate kinase 1-like, which produces MPEQNMESANTEGQPVELKPFIHQVGGHTSMFRLNENTVCKPLCLREYRFYSALPQELLPFTPECRGVVQVKVHVYGQGKGSFRLLAHRLDLSGEKPGFDNIHRSLRPAQTDRIENEENQSSEDHEDHEDHNDQEDQRPKNYSANQNPWIEDVFNRQMRRLSMEDSNKFISLENIVARYTKPCVLDLKMGQRQHGDDASPEKRQLMQDRCENSTSNQLGVRASGMQVYHVETEQYIYFSKYDGRALNAEGFKSSLAQFLHNGQRLRYELIAPILFKLCELKKVVETLDTFRFYSSSLLIMYDGIDACWGSSSGHQNMGGGAEAPCVGPRVDVRMVDFAHSTFKGFMREDEEHMGLDTGYLHGLSTLIELFQELQQLSQRQT